The following are from one region of the Actinopolyspora halophila DSM 43834 genome:
- a CDS encoding AI-2E family transporter, translated as MIDSSGNNRTGAERGFALVATWSMRWLLIALALWALVEVGKQVTGILVPVAIAVLLAALLGPAVRQLRGWGWPRWLATVTVLLGGLALVGGVIGFVVASFLSGLPDLLGQLSTVVRSLYDWAVHGPLGLAPERIGKLQQEALGWLQQNRQQLTQGVMSTVFTLGSLLSGSLLVVFSLVFFLYEGERMWSRTCGVLPERHRERVAGAGRDVFRSLIAYTRATTVVAIADATGIGVGLFVLGVPLAGPLTALVFLGGFLPVLGALISGVVAVLITLVTKGLVTAAIVLALVVVVQQLEGNVLQPWLIGDAARVHPLIIVLAVTAGGLVAGVVGALLAVPLVITVRCVFVALVSHEASGQRSSEGE; from the coding sequence ATGATCGATTCTTCTGGCAACAACCGGACCGGGGCGGAGCGGGGCTTCGCCCTGGTCGCCACGTGGTCGATGCGGTGGCTGCTGATCGCGCTCGCGCTCTGGGCGCTGGTCGAAGTGGGCAAGCAGGTCACGGGAATCCTCGTGCCCGTGGCCATCGCGGTCCTGCTTGCCGCCCTGCTCGGTCCCGCGGTGCGGCAGCTGCGCGGCTGGGGTTGGCCACGGTGGCTGGCCACGGTGACGGTGCTGTTGGGCGGGCTGGCGCTGGTGGGCGGCGTGATCGGATTCGTCGTCGCGTCCTTTCTGTCCGGCCTGCCCGACCTGCTCGGTCAGCTGAGCACGGTGGTGCGTTCCCTGTACGACTGGGCCGTGCACGGTCCGCTCGGATTGGCTCCGGAGCGGATCGGCAAGCTGCAGCAGGAGGCGCTGGGTTGGTTGCAGCAGAACCGGCAACAACTGACTCAGGGAGTGATGTCGACCGTTTTCACCCTCGGCTCGCTGCTCAGTGGCTCGCTGCTCGTGGTGTTCTCCCTCGTGTTCTTCCTGTACGAGGGCGAGCGCATGTGGAGCAGGACCTGCGGGGTACTGCCGGAACGACACCGGGAGCGCGTCGCCGGGGCGGGTCGGGACGTCTTCCGCTCGCTGATCGCCTACACCCGCGCCACCACCGTGGTCGCGATCGCCGATGCCACCGGGATCGGGGTGGGGCTGTTCGTCCTCGGCGTTCCACTGGCCGGGCCACTTACCGCGCTGGTCTTCCTCGGGGGGTTCCTGCCGGTGCTCGGGGCGCTGATCTCCGGGGTCGTCGCGGTGCTGATCACCCTGGTGACCAAGGGGCTGGTCACGGCGGCCATCGTGCTGGCCCTCGTGGTCGTGGTCCAGCAGCTGGAGGGCAATGTGCTGCAACCGTGGTTGATCGGGGACGCGGCCCGGGTGCACCCGCTGATCATCGTGCTCGCCGTGACCGCGGGCGGGCTCGTGGCCGGGGTTGTCGGGGCGCTGCTGGCGGTCCCCCTGGTCATCACCGTCCGCTGCGTGTTCGTCGCGCTGGTTTCGCACGAGGCGTCCGGGCAGCGGAGCTCGGAGGGGGAGTGA